The following are encoded together in the Mugil cephalus isolate CIBA_MC_2020 chromosome 18, CIBA_Mcephalus_1.1, whole genome shotgun sequence genome:
- the phldb2b gene encoding pleckstrin homology-like domain family B member 1 isoform X7, which produces MKSMLPQKSPVSALAYNTDYLKFSSDYSHAVVGGTSSARGMRSASELRDLMDTLQRKKIALENSLRANGNASPSYFSVTQSPPTTPVSSLATSSSAYQEQARRFYGTDRPPMSLKSASPLSPGRRSDPSSSLASRTLAGRNQENIGIGDSRRLHNPGSSPLLSMWNGGGSSNSVAGSDCSLLSLPPSSSSRAPSSGGAASMPSSPRLGRRSYGSKEPPPSSRTRKYSAGSLGGMTAGGHSRSLPRLCPSPSHQDNNGGLTLSTLPPRRSDVAGSYKYSKDHYSNSQNASSDLNHNSSSSSQQTLNRNQIQTSTQGEGVVCISLSSPKSSPSANHSTSPTTAPPDVTIPSKAGGSSSPRVAKKLSLTSTSSLGTNNSTSSSSSEPEGLANHGHSSGTSLGGRESRGVGLDLKDAPGQGFGQRRSSFGKAGLEPGIGLGERRQSFGKAGVTPPGGFRERRGSISSLSGKEELTDYHQRQKEERLREQEVERLERQRLETILSLCSELGRSERDGGGATTSPTSAVADLQKINQELQKLQLNDDDDDDTPSVFSDSSAVNGTVGNGTPNSPGSENGYYDDDLQVRRRRSSGHRDNRAESPAVSLRSFAPSPSPRTMRTNEALDDAAHRRGQDMMPSEEEVRRVEEERIQVLNNMEELEQKIKELDNQMEESAREVEVERALVEAEQESEVAALQQEKDALEALHTKMADLETKSQQEKEKACELLQAERGRVERLAQIVCEQRSQLDSCPEATKEPLQEQLARDCEALEAETKRFEDLEFQQLERESRQDEEKETHTQQLLRDIADYQRSTVTRKERLLALKKQAAQITQQAQREKESFLKERSNLESMLQREKESLASLERKYADLTGGRSFTLREDSASLADVCQSLHSSIFLKNAEGYVTVSEINELYSQLGQHPKSPPAPTLAKASPESEVNPSPDDDTHNPTEDELCNSTSPADCRSSSSSSSSSHLIPRPLPKTPSVHWPENMVTYRDPSPLPDSPPPPLPVKKHHQRHRQHFRMLEERKRNEREGGAHLSDTLPRKKTAPVMNPQFTCATLGRSYPTKPHQPLVQSTSCGSILPRILSLSNKETESRRLHKGQSSSRAASQTNVYLDAFGYRDNQAFDTMSIDSSDSIETSISACSPDNVSSASTSNVAKLEEMERLLREAQVEKNRLLEYKEQEMEIRKQALEEERKRREELEKRLQEETSRRQKLIDREVKLREKQRAQSRPLTRYLPVRKDDFDLRAHIESAGHSTDTCYHLSISEKTCRGYLVKMGGKIKTWKKRWFVFDRNRRTLSYYADKHEAKLKGVIYFQAIEEVYYDHLKNAHKSPNPSLTFSVKTHDRVYYMVAPSPEAMRIWMDVIVTGAEGYTQFMV; this is translated from the exons ATGAAGAGCATGCTTCCACAGAAGAGCCCCGTGTCCGCCTTAGCCTACAACACAG ATTACCTGAAGTTCAGCAGCGACTATAGCCATGCCGTGGTGGGCGGCACCAGCAGTGCTAGGGGCATGCGATCGGCCTCTGAGCTTCGGGACTTGATGGACACTTTGCAACGCAAGAAAATTGCCTTGGAAAACAGTCTGAGAGCCAACGGGAATGCAAGCCCCTCCTACTTTAGTGTAACACAG tctcCTCCCACCACACCTGTGTCCAGTCTAGCCACGTCTTCATCAGCCTACCAGGAACAGGCAAGGCGTTTCTATGGCACAGATCGTCCCCCTATGTCTTTGAAATCTGCTTCCCCTCTTTCCCCTGGACGAAGGTCTGACCCTTCCTCTTCTCTGGCATCCCGCACTCTAGCTGGCCGGAATCAGGAAAACATTGGCATCGGTGATAGCCGGCGACTGCACAACCCGGGCTCCTCTCCTTTGCTCTCCATGTGGAATGGCGGAGGATCCTCCAATTCTGTTGCTGGGAGCGATTGCTCCCTCCTCTCTctacctccctcctcctcatcccgcGCTCCATCGTCGGGGGGTGCAGCCAGCATGCCCTCAAGCCCCCGTTTGGGACGCCGTAGTTACGGGAGCAAAGAGCCGCCGCCCAGCAGCCGAACCAGAAAATACTCAGCGGGTTCGCTCGGTGGCATGACGGCAGGAGGACACAGCCGCTCGCTGCCACGTCTCTGTCCCTCACCATCCCACCAGGATAACAACGGAGGGTTGACCTTGTCAACTCTGCCTCCGCGACGGTCTGATGTTGCAGGGAGCTACAAATATAGCAAAGACCATTACAGCAACAGTCAGAATGCCAGCTCTGACCTCAACCACAACTCTAGTAGCTCCAGccagcaaactttaaacaggAATCAGATCCAGACTTCCACTCAGGGTGAAGGTGTTGTGTGtatctccctctcctccccaaAGAGCTCGCCCTCCGCCAACCACTCCACCTCTCCCACAACCGCCCCACCAGATGTGACAATACCATCCAAAGCAGGTGGCTCCTCTTCTCCCCGTGTTGCCAAAAAGCTCAGCTTGACCTCCACTAGCTCACTGGGCACCAACAATTCCACGAGTTCCAGCTCTTCAGAACCAGAAGGGCTGGCCAACCACGGACACTCCTCAGGGACGTCTTTGGGGGGACGGGAGAGTCGAGGTGTGGGACTGGACCTGAAAGACGCCCCGGGACAGGGATTTGGACAGAGGAGGTCTTCGTTTGGGAAGGCGGGACTGGAACCTGGGATTGGTTTAGGGGAGAGGAGACAGTCTTTTGGAAAGGCAGGAGTGACCCCACCAGGGGGCTTCAGGGAAAGAAGAGGGAGCATCAGCTCACTGAGCGGGAAGGAAGAATTGACAGACTACCACCAAcgacagaaagaggagagactCCGCGAGCAGGAGGTGGAGAGACTG GAGCGACAGCGGCTTGAGACCATCTTGTCTCTTTGTTCTGAACTGGGCCGATCTGAAAGGGATGGAGGCGGCGCGACCACGAGTCCAACTTCAGCGGTCGCGGACCTTCAAAAAATCAACCAGGAGCTTCAGAAGCTACAGCTgaacgacgacgacgacgacgacacgCCCTCGGTGTTCTCGGACTCTTCAGCTGTCAATGGGACCGTGGGGAATGGGACCCCAAACTCGCCTGGATCGGAGAACGGTTACTATGACGACGATCTTCAGGTACGACGGAGGCGCAGCAGTGGTCACCGTGACAACAGGGCGGAATCACCTGCCGTTAGCCTGCGCAGCTTTGCACCGTCTCCCTCCCCGCGCACAATGAGGACAAATGAG GCTCTAGATGATGCAGCTCATCGCCGTGGACAGGACATGATGCCTTcggaggaggaagtgaggcgTGTTGAAGAGGAGCGGATCCAGGTACTGAACAACATGGAGGAACTGGAGCAAAAGATCAAAGAGCTGGACAACCAAATGGAAGAATCTGCACGAGAG GTGGAGGTCGAGCGGGCTCTGGTTGAGGCTGAGCAGGAGTCAGAGGTAGCAGCTCTCCAGCAGGAAAAAGATGCTTTGGAAGCACTTCACACCAAGATGGCTGACCTAGAGACCAAGTCccagcaggaaaaagaaaag gcgtGCGAGTTGCTGCAGGCAGAAAGGGGCAGAGTAGAGAGGTTGGCTCAGATTGTGTGTGAGCAGCGCTCCCAGCTGGACAGCTGCCCGGAAGCAACCAAGGAGCCCCTGCAGGAGCAGCTAGCCAGg GACTGTGAGGCGCTTGAAGCAGAGACAAAACGTTTTGAGGACCTAGAGTTTCAGCAGcttgagagagagagcaggcaAGACGAAGAGAAGGAGACACACACCCAACAGCTTCTCCGGGATATTGCAGACTACCAGCGCAGCACTGTCACTCGCAAG GAGCGACTCTTAGCTCTGAAGAAGCAGGCAGCACAGATTACCCAGCAGGCTCAGCGAGAAAAGGAGAGCTTCTTGAAGGAAAGGAGCAACCTTGAATCCATGCTGCAAAGG GAGAAAGAAAGCCTCGCCTCGCTGGAAAGGAAATATGCTGACCTCACTGGGGGCCGGAGTTTCACACTGAGGGAG GATTCAGCCTCTTTGGCTGATGTGTGTCAATCCCTCCATTCTTCTATTTTTCTCAAGAACGCTGAG GGCTATGTCACAGTCAGTGAAATCAATGAGCTTTACTCACAGCTTGGGCAGCACCCTAAATCTCCCCCCGCCCCCACTTTGGCCAAAGCCTCTCCCGAGTCCGAGGTAAACCCTTCCCCAGACGACGACACCCACAATCCAACGGAGGATGAG CTCTGTAATTCTACCTCACCTGCCGACTGtcgctcctcttcttcctcttcttcctcctcccatcTTATCCCTCGCCCCCTCCCCAAAACACCCTCTGTGCACTGGCCAGAGAACATGGTGACATATCGAGACCCCTCCCCACTCCCTGActctcccccaccaccccttCCTGTCAAAAAGCATCATCAGCGGCACAGACag CATTTCCGTATgttggaggagaggaagaggaacgaGAGAGAAGGTGGTGCACATCTAAGTGACACATTACCCAGGAAGAAAACCGCACCCGTCATGAACCCCCAGTTCACGTGTGCAACGCTCGGACGCAGCTACCCTACCAAG CCCCACCAGCCTCTGGTACAGAGCACAAGCTGTGGCAGTATTCTTCCAAGGATTCTCTCCTTATCCAACAAGGAAACTGAATCTCGACGTCTGCATaaag GTCAGTCAAGCTCCCGAGCAGCTTCCCAGACCAACGTCTACCTCGATGCATTTGGGTACCGTGACAACCAGGCCTTTGACACAATGAGCATTGATAGCAGCGATTCCATCGAAACCAGCATCTCGGCTTGTTCACCTGACAATGTCTCCAG TGCCAGTACGTCAAACGTGGCCaagctggaggagatggagcgcCTGCTGCGAGAGGCCCAGGTCGAGAAGAACCGGCTCCTCGAATACAAG gaGCAAGAAATGGAAATTCGAAAGCAGGCcctggaagaggagaggaaaagaagggAGGAACTGGAGAaaaggctgcaggaggagacgaGCAGGCGGCAGAAACTCATCGACCGAGAGGTGAAACTGAGGGAAAAACAGAGGGCGCAG tcCCGGCCGCTAACTCGGTACCTGCCAGTGAGGAAGGACGATTTCGACTTGCGGGCTCACATTGAGTCAGCGGGCCACAGCACAGACACGTGCTACCACTTGTCCATCTCAGAAAAGACCTGCAGAGGCTACCTGGTCAAGATGGGAGGGAAGATCAAAACGTGGAAGAAACGCTGGTTCGTCTTTGACCGCAACCGACGCACCCTCTCCTACTACGCAG ACAAGCACGAAGCCAAGCTGAAAGGAGTCATTTACTTCCAAGCTATTGAAGAAGTATATTACGATCACTTGAAGAATGCACATAAG AGTCCAAACCCCTCCCTGACCTTCAGTGTGAAGACTCACGACAGGGTCTACTACATGGTTGCTCCCTCTCCTGAGGCCATGAGGATCTGGATGGACGTGATCGTCACAGGAGCTGAGGGATACACCCAGTTCATGGTGTAA
- the phldb2b gene encoding pleckstrin homology-like domain family B member 2 isoform X4, with protein MTKVASPALMMESEMMFQPESDQISPVEPKSPPLDLIDTGKGLKVQTATPHLVSLGSGRLSVAITLLPLKEGVTRIGREDAPIPQDITIQGPGIEAEHCLIFNEGGVVTLDPCGHLCSLDGVQVTVPTPLTQGYSLCLGKSYFFRFNHPEEASRMKSMLPQKSPVSALAYNTDYLKFSSDYSHAVVGGTSSARGMRSASELRDLMDTLQRKKIALENSLRANGNASPSYFSVTQSPPTTPVSSLATSSSAYQEQARRFYGTDRPPMSLKSASPLSPGRRSDPSSSLASRTLAGRNQENIGIGDSRRLHNPGSSPLLSMWNGGGSSNSVAGSDCSLLSLPPSSSSRAPSSGGAASMPSSPRLGRRSYGSKEPPPSSRTRKYSAGSLGGMTAGGHSRSLPRLCPSPSHQDNNGGLTLSTLPPRRSDVAGSYKYSKDHYSNSQNASSDLNHNSSSSSQQTLNRNQIQTSTQGEGVVCISLSSPKSSPSANHSTSPTTAPPDVTIPSKAGGSSSPRVAKKLSLTSTSSLGTNNSTSSSSSEPEGLANHGHSSGTSLGGRESRGVGLDLKDAPGQGFGQRRSSFGKAGLEPGIGLGERRQSFGKAGVTPPGGFRERRGSISSLSGKEELTDYHQRQKEERLREQEVERLERQRLETILSLCSELGRSERDGGGATTSPTSAVADLQKINQELQKLQLNDDDDDDTPSVFSDSSAVNGTVGNGTPNSPGSENGYYDDDLQVRRRRSSGHRDNRAESPAVSLRSFAPSPSPRTMRTNEALDDAAHRRGQDMMPSEEEVRRVEEERIQVLNNMEELEQKIKELDNQMEESAREVEVERALVEAEQESEVAALQQEKDALEALHTKMADLETKSQQEKEKACELLQAERGRVERLAQIVCEQRSQLDSCPEATKEPLQEQLARDCEALEAETKRFEDLEFQQLERESRQDEEKETHTQQLLRDIADYQRSTVTRKERLLALKKQAAQITQQAQREKESFLKERSNLESMLQREKESLASLERKYADLTGGRSFTLREDSASLADVCQSLHSSIFLKNAEGYVTVSEINELYSQLGQHPKSPPAPTLAKASPESEVNPSPDDDTHNPTEDEHFRMLEERKRNEREGGAHLSDTLPRKKTAPVMNPQFTCATLGRSYPTKPHQPLVQSTSCGSILPRILSLSNKETESRRLHKGQSSSRAASQTNVYLDAFGYRDNQAFDTMSIDSSDSIETSISACSPDNVSSASTSNVAKLEEMERLLREAQVEKNRLLEYKEQEMEIRKQALEEERKRREELEKRLQEETSRRQKLIDREVKLREKQRAQSRPLTRYLPVRKDDFDLRAHIESAGHSTDTCYHLSISEKTCRGYLVKMGGKIKTWKKRWFVFDRNRRTLSYYADKHEAKLKGVIYFQAIEEVYYDHLKNAHKSPNPSLTFSVKTHDRVYYMVAPSPEAMRIWMDVIVTGAEGYTQFMV; from the exons GTTATTCCCTGTGTCTGGGTAAGTCCTATTTCTTCCGGTTCAACCATCCCGAAGAGGCGAGCAGAATGAAGAGCATGCTTCCACAGAAGAGCCCCGTGTCCGCCTTAGCCTACAACACAG ATTACCTGAAGTTCAGCAGCGACTATAGCCATGCCGTGGTGGGCGGCACCAGCAGTGCTAGGGGCATGCGATCGGCCTCTGAGCTTCGGGACTTGATGGACACTTTGCAACGCAAGAAAATTGCCTTGGAAAACAGTCTGAGAGCCAACGGGAATGCAAGCCCCTCCTACTTTAGTGTAACACAG tctcCTCCCACCACACCTGTGTCCAGTCTAGCCACGTCTTCATCAGCCTACCAGGAACAGGCAAGGCGTTTCTATGGCACAGATCGTCCCCCTATGTCTTTGAAATCTGCTTCCCCTCTTTCCCCTGGACGAAGGTCTGACCCTTCCTCTTCTCTGGCATCCCGCACTCTAGCTGGCCGGAATCAGGAAAACATTGGCATCGGTGATAGCCGGCGACTGCACAACCCGGGCTCCTCTCCTTTGCTCTCCATGTGGAATGGCGGAGGATCCTCCAATTCTGTTGCTGGGAGCGATTGCTCCCTCCTCTCTctacctccctcctcctcatcccgcGCTCCATCGTCGGGGGGTGCAGCCAGCATGCCCTCAAGCCCCCGTTTGGGACGCCGTAGTTACGGGAGCAAAGAGCCGCCGCCCAGCAGCCGAACCAGAAAATACTCAGCGGGTTCGCTCGGTGGCATGACGGCAGGAGGACACAGCCGCTCGCTGCCACGTCTCTGTCCCTCACCATCCCACCAGGATAACAACGGAGGGTTGACCTTGTCAACTCTGCCTCCGCGACGGTCTGATGTTGCAGGGAGCTACAAATATAGCAAAGACCATTACAGCAACAGTCAGAATGCCAGCTCTGACCTCAACCACAACTCTAGTAGCTCCAGccagcaaactttaaacaggAATCAGATCCAGACTTCCACTCAGGGTGAAGGTGTTGTGTGtatctccctctcctccccaaAGAGCTCGCCCTCCGCCAACCACTCCACCTCTCCCACAACCGCCCCACCAGATGTGACAATACCATCCAAAGCAGGTGGCTCCTCTTCTCCCCGTGTTGCCAAAAAGCTCAGCTTGACCTCCACTAGCTCACTGGGCACCAACAATTCCACGAGTTCCAGCTCTTCAGAACCAGAAGGGCTGGCCAACCACGGACACTCCTCAGGGACGTCTTTGGGGGGACGGGAGAGTCGAGGTGTGGGACTGGACCTGAAAGACGCCCCGGGACAGGGATTTGGACAGAGGAGGTCTTCGTTTGGGAAGGCGGGACTGGAACCTGGGATTGGTTTAGGGGAGAGGAGACAGTCTTTTGGAAAGGCAGGAGTGACCCCACCAGGGGGCTTCAGGGAAAGAAGAGGGAGCATCAGCTCACTGAGCGGGAAGGAAGAATTGACAGACTACCACCAAcgacagaaagaggagagactCCGCGAGCAGGAGGTGGAGAGACTG GAGCGACAGCGGCTTGAGACCATCTTGTCTCTTTGTTCTGAACTGGGCCGATCTGAAAGGGATGGAGGCGGCGCGACCACGAGTCCAACTTCAGCGGTCGCGGACCTTCAAAAAATCAACCAGGAGCTTCAGAAGCTACAGCTgaacgacgacgacgacgacgacacgCCCTCGGTGTTCTCGGACTCTTCAGCTGTCAATGGGACCGTGGGGAATGGGACCCCAAACTCGCCTGGATCGGAGAACGGTTACTATGACGACGATCTTCAGGTACGACGGAGGCGCAGCAGTGGTCACCGTGACAACAGGGCGGAATCACCTGCCGTTAGCCTGCGCAGCTTTGCACCGTCTCCCTCCCCGCGCACAATGAGGACAAATGAG GCTCTAGATGATGCAGCTCATCGCCGTGGACAGGACATGATGCCTTcggaggaggaagtgaggcgTGTTGAAGAGGAGCGGATCCAGGTACTGAACAACATGGAGGAACTGGAGCAAAAGATCAAAGAGCTGGACAACCAAATGGAAGAATCTGCACGAGAG GTGGAGGTCGAGCGGGCTCTGGTTGAGGCTGAGCAGGAGTCAGAGGTAGCAGCTCTCCAGCAGGAAAAAGATGCTTTGGAAGCACTTCACACCAAGATGGCTGACCTAGAGACCAAGTCccagcaggaaaaagaaaag gcgtGCGAGTTGCTGCAGGCAGAAAGGGGCAGAGTAGAGAGGTTGGCTCAGATTGTGTGTGAGCAGCGCTCCCAGCTGGACAGCTGCCCGGAAGCAACCAAGGAGCCCCTGCAGGAGCAGCTAGCCAGg GACTGTGAGGCGCTTGAAGCAGAGACAAAACGTTTTGAGGACCTAGAGTTTCAGCAGcttgagagagagagcaggcaAGACGAAGAGAAGGAGACACACACCCAACAGCTTCTCCGGGATATTGCAGACTACCAGCGCAGCACTGTCACTCGCAAG GAGCGACTCTTAGCTCTGAAGAAGCAGGCAGCACAGATTACCCAGCAGGCTCAGCGAGAAAAGGAGAGCTTCTTGAAGGAAAGGAGCAACCTTGAATCCATGCTGCAAAGG GAGAAAGAAAGCCTCGCCTCGCTGGAAAGGAAATATGCTGACCTCACTGGGGGCCGGAGTTTCACACTGAGGGAG GATTCAGCCTCTTTGGCTGATGTGTGTCAATCCCTCCATTCTTCTATTTTTCTCAAGAACGCTGAG GGCTATGTCACAGTCAGTGAAATCAATGAGCTTTACTCACAGCTTGGGCAGCACCCTAAATCTCCCCCCGCCCCCACTTTGGCCAAAGCCTCTCCCGAGTCCGAGGTAAACCCTTCCCCAGACGACGACACCCACAATCCAACGGAGGATGAG CATTTCCGTATgttggaggagaggaagaggaacgaGAGAGAAGGTGGTGCACATCTAAGTGACACATTACCCAGGAAGAAAACCGCACCCGTCATGAACCCCCAGTTCACGTGTGCAACGCTCGGACGCAGCTACCCTACCAAG CCCCACCAGCCTCTGGTACAGAGCACAAGCTGTGGCAGTATTCTTCCAAGGATTCTCTCCTTATCCAACAAGGAAACTGAATCTCGACGTCTGCATaaag GTCAGTCAAGCTCCCGAGCAGCTTCCCAGACCAACGTCTACCTCGATGCATTTGGGTACCGTGACAACCAGGCCTTTGACACAATGAGCATTGATAGCAGCGATTCCATCGAAACCAGCATCTCGGCTTGTTCACCTGACAATGTCTCCAG TGCCAGTACGTCAAACGTGGCCaagctggaggagatggagcgcCTGCTGCGAGAGGCCCAGGTCGAGAAGAACCGGCTCCTCGAATACAAG gaGCAAGAAATGGAAATTCGAAAGCAGGCcctggaagaggagaggaaaagaagggAGGAACTGGAGAaaaggctgcaggaggagacgaGCAGGCGGCAGAAACTCATCGACCGAGAGGTGAAACTGAGGGAAAAACAGAGGGCGCAG tcCCGGCCGCTAACTCGGTACCTGCCAGTGAGGAAGGACGATTTCGACTTGCGGGCTCACATTGAGTCAGCGGGCCACAGCACAGACACGTGCTACCACTTGTCCATCTCAGAAAAGACCTGCAGAGGCTACCTGGTCAAGATGGGAGGGAAGATCAAAACGTGGAAGAAACGCTGGTTCGTCTTTGACCGCAACCGACGCACCCTCTCCTACTACGCAG ACAAGCACGAAGCCAAGCTGAAAGGAGTCATTTACTTCCAAGCTATTGAAGAAGTATATTACGATCACTTGAAGAATGCACATAAG AGTCCAAACCCCTCCCTGACCTTCAGTGTGAAGACTCACGACAGGGTCTACTACATGGTTGCTCCCTCTCCTGAGGCCATGAGGATCTGGATGGACGTGATCGTCACAGGAGCTGAGGGATACACCCAGTTCATGGTGTAA